The Niallia alba genome includes a window with the following:
- the sigW gene encoding RNA polymerase sigma factor SigW codes for MEALVKKRIQQVLKGDKNAFGDIIELYKDKVFQICYRMLGNRHEAEDIAQEAFIRAYVNIHRYNMEYKFSTWLYRIATNLCIDRIRKRKPDYYLDAEVPGTDGLNMYSQIPSEGKLPEEDVESMELQAMIQREISKLPEKYRAVIVLKYIEELSLNEISEILELPLGTVKTRIHRGREALRKQLRYV; via the coding sequence ATGGAAGCATTAGTAAAAAAAAGGATCCAACAAGTTTTAAAAGGGGATAAAAATGCATTTGGTGACATAATCGAACTATATAAAGATAAAGTGTTTCAAATTTGTTATCGGATGCTAGGCAATAGGCATGAGGCAGAGGATATAGCACAAGAAGCTTTTATTCGTGCATATGTTAATATCCATCGATATAATATGGAATATAAGTTTTCGACATGGTTATATCGAATTGCAACAAACCTATGCATTGACCGTATTAGAAAAAGGAAGCCAGATTATTATCTTGATGCAGAGGTTCCAGGGACAGATGGCCTAAATATGTATTCGCAGATTCCATCAGAGGGGAAATTACCTGAGGAAGATGTGGAAAGTATGGAACTACAAGCAATGATACAAAGGGAAATTTCGAAACTTCCTGAAAAGTATCGAGCAGTCATAGTGTTAAAGTATATCGAAGAACTTTCTTTAAACGAGATAAGTGAGATTCTGGAGCTTCCTTTAGGAACAGTGAAAACGCGAATTCATAGGGGAAGAGAAGCGTTGAGAAAACAATTACGGTATGTCTGA